One window of Phycisphaeraceae bacterium genomic DNA carries:
- a CDS encoding ligase-associated DNA damage response DEXH box helicase: MTAPPKEKVPRAAQPRGDSGLWRDAADGLGAIKRWFEARGWESWRFQEESWSAFRRGRDGLIQVPTGAGKTYGAYLGPLSVLIDEQLAAGSPARKQALRILYVTPLRAVSRDIELALRAPIDEMALPFGVESRTGDTKQSIRAKQRTRLPEVLITTPESLCLLLTRDNSAELFADLSSVIVDEWHELLTSKRGTQVELCLARLRSFAPNMRTWGLSATLPNLEEAARVLVGSAAPEPAIVRGDISRDVVVEALLPTRDQRLPWAGFFGLSMLPRVLETIDPERSTLLFTNTRAQSELWFHAIWHAKPEWREHMALHHGSIDRQDRERAEAGLKSGTIKLAVATSSLDLGVDFSPVERVLQIGSVKGIARLLQRAGRASHRPGAPCHITCVPTHALELIELDAAKRAIESGRIESRTAIRKPLDVLAQHMVTCSLGGGFSPDLFFDEVRDASSFRDLTREEFDWALDLVCRGGETLRAYPHYRKVHIIDGRATVPDKRIAHLHRLNVGTIVGEAVVDVCIGRGRRIGSIEEYFVANLRQGDKFFFAGRQLVFVGLRDMVAYVRPASGKNRRTPHWAGTKLPISESLGESVRLTLEHAQEGLLDSVELRGAAGLIRAQSELSAIPRSDELLIETVETREGYHLFFYPFDGRLVHAGIAAICALRLARRSPATFTISANDYGFELLSPSPLRLDQPIAHELFSLDRVLEDSIESINMAELAKIQFREVARVSGLVTQTFPGAKKSGRQTQASAGLLYDVLREFDPGNLLLHQARREVLEKQFEETRLARVLRRIGASKMRIVAPIMPTPLAMPLIIERIAGRMSTESLQARIERMQTEWESRSAVQGKGRKG; encoded by the coding sequence TTGACTGCTCCGCCGAAAGAGAAAGTTCCTCGCGCCGCCCAGCCGAGAGGCGACAGCGGTCTCTGGCGCGATGCCGCTGATGGGCTGGGAGCGATCAAGCGATGGTTTGAAGCGCGTGGCTGGGAATCTTGGCGATTTCAGGAGGAATCCTGGAGCGCATTTCGTCGGGGGCGCGATGGACTGATTCAGGTGCCGACCGGGGCGGGCAAGACGTATGGCGCGTACCTCGGGCCGCTTTCGGTGCTCATCGATGAGCAACTGGCGGCGGGGAGTCCGGCGCGAAAGCAAGCTCTTCGCATCCTTTACGTGACACCGCTGCGGGCGGTGTCACGCGATATCGAACTCGCACTGCGGGCGCCGATCGACGAGATGGCGCTGCCATTTGGCGTCGAGAGCCGCACTGGCGATACGAAGCAATCGATCCGCGCCAAGCAGCGGACGCGACTCCCGGAAGTGCTCATTACCACGCCGGAGAGCCTGTGCCTGCTCTTGACGCGTGACAACTCTGCGGAGCTATTCGCCGACTTGTCGTCTGTGATCGTGGACGAGTGGCATGAACTCCTCACGAGCAAGCGCGGCACGCAGGTCGAACTCTGTCTGGCTCGGCTTCGCAGCTTTGCCCCGAACATGCGCACTTGGGGGCTCTCCGCGACGTTGCCGAACCTGGAGGAAGCGGCGCGAGTGCTCGTTGGATCGGCCGCGCCGGAACCGGCGATCGTCCGCGGCGATATCAGCCGCGATGTCGTGGTGGAAGCTTTGCTGCCGACTCGTGATCAAAGGCTGCCTTGGGCGGGGTTCTTCGGTCTTTCGATGCTGCCGCGCGTGCTCGAAACCATCGACCCGGAGCGCTCGACACTTCTCTTCACCAACACCCGGGCGCAATCGGAACTCTGGTTCCACGCGATCTGGCATGCGAAGCCGGAGTGGCGGGAGCACATGGCGCTGCACCACGGCTCGATCGATCGACAGGATCGCGAGCGCGCCGAAGCGGGGCTCAAGAGTGGAACGATCAAACTCGCCGTCGCGACCAGTTCGCTCGATCTGGGCGTGGATTTCTCCCCGGTAGAACGCGTTCTCCAGATCGGATCGGTGAAGGGGATTGCGCGGCTGCTTCAGCGCGCGGGGCGCGCGAGCCACCGGCCGGGCGCGCCCTGCCACATCACCTGCGTACCGACGCACGCGCTCGAGTTGATCGAACTCGATGCAGCGAAGCGGGCGATCGAGAGCGGAAGGATCGAATCGCGAACCGCGATCCGCAAACCGTTGGATGTTCTCGCGCAGCACATGGTCACGTGCTCGCTCGGCGGCGGCTTTTCCCCCGATTTGTTCTTTGATGAAGTCCGCGATGCATCGTCATTTCGCGATCTGACGCGCGAGGAATTCGACTGGGCGCTCGACCTTGTCTGCCGCGGCGGAGAGACTCTCCGTGCGTACCCCCACTATCGAAAGGTTCACATCATCGACGGGCGCGCGACCGTCCCGGACAAGCGGATCGCGCACCTGCACCGGCTGAATGTCGGCACGATCGTCGGCGAGGCCGTCGTCGATGTCTGCATCGGGCGCGGCAGGCGGATCGGCTCGATCGAAGAGTACTTTGTTGCGAATCTCCGGCAGGGCGACAAGTTCTTTTTTGCCGGGAGGCAACTGGTTTTCGTCGGGCTTCGCGACATGGTCGCCTATGTGCGGCCCGCCTCGGGAAAGAACAGGCGCACGCCGCACTGGGCGGGGACCAAGCTGCCGATCTCGGAATCGCTGGGCGAATCCGTGCGACTCACGCTCGAGCACGCGCAGGAAGGGCTACTTGATTCGGTCGAATTGCGCGGCGCCGCCGGCCTGATCCGCGCGCAATCCGAACTTTCCGCGATCCCGCGCTCCGATGAACTGCTCATCGAAACAGTCGAGACGCGCGAGGGATACCACCTGTTCTTCTATCCGTTCGATGGCAGGCTGGTGCATGCGGGGATCGCCGCGATCTGCGCCCTCCGCCTCGCGCGGCGCTCTCCCGCAACGTTCACAATCTCCGCGAACGACTACGGATTCGAATTGCTCTCGCCCTCGCCGCTGCGCCTCGATCAACCCATTGCGCACGAGCTTTTTTCGCTCGATCGCGTGCTCGAAGACTCGATCGAGAGCATCAACATGGCCGAACTCGCCAAGATCCAGTTCCGTGAAGTCGCGCGAGTCTCCGGGCTGGTGACTCAGACATTTCCCGGCGCGAAAAAGTCCGGGCGCCAGACCCAGGCAAGCGCCGGCCTCTTGTACGACGTCCTCCGCGAGTTTGATCCCGGCAATCTGCTGCTGCATCAGGCGCGGCGGGAAGTTCTGGAGAAGCAGTTCGAAGAAACAAGGCTCGCGCGCGTGCTCCGTCGCATCGGCGCCTCGAAGATGCGGATCGTCGCGCCGATCATGCCGACGCCGCTCGCCATGCCGCTGATCATCGAACGCATCGCGGGCCGGATGTCAACCGAGTCGTTGCAGGCAAGAATCGAGCGGATGCAGACGGAGTGGGAAAGCCGGAGCGCCGTGCAGGGGAAGGGGCGGAAAGGATGA
- a CDS encoding glycosyltransferase, which produces MSVLSIPSPAAAEIKGRLRPTDADGAPPTTELLPRIDVVVAFWNESKLIAPKVRNLLALDYPPELLRFIFVDGGSTDESMLVAKLSAKGDKRFAWLSCPGRGKTAQLNMAMDHATAPWLLVTDADARLPTETLRSMIGAADRSEKIGLVGVRCYPRHAIGADRAHWSLWNTIRKVENVFGCATALGPCYLIRRAAFGGWPKSVIADDVFASLEINRTGARAILSDVLVIERRAPSGLLALVWHKLRKARAVVREFLRFLPRSLEFGWKSCPIFLFRAIALLLGPFAILTMIGWLAITFPFATLAGAGAFIVLAGPAGRRAQVVQKAARAPLLMVMLSIVLVVAIATCAFVRSKPEFCRWKQEEM; this is translated from the coding sequence ATGTCCGTGCTTTCCATCCCATCCCCCGCCGCGGCAGAGATCAAGGGCCGGCTTCGGCCAACCGATGCCGACGGCGCTCCGCCGACGACGGAACTCCTGCCGCGGATCGATGTGGTCGTCGCGTTCTGGAACGAATCAAAACTGATTGCTCCCAAAGTGCGGAATCTGCTCGCGCTCGACTATCCGCCCGAACTGCTCCGATTCATCTTCGTTGACGGCGGCTCAACCGACGAATCGATGCTCGTTGCCAAGCTTTCCGCCAAGGGCGATAAGCGATTCGCGTGGCTCTCGTGCCCCGGCCGCGGCAAAACCGCGCAGCTCAACATGGCGATGGATCACGCAACCGCGCCCTGGCTCCTCGTCACAGACGCCGACGCCCGGCTCCCGACCGAAACGCTCCGCAGCATGATCGGCGCAGCAGACCGGAGCGAAAAAATCGGCCTCGTCGGCGTGCGGTGCTACCCACGCCACGCAATCGGCGCAGATCGTGCCCACTGGTCGCTCTGGAACACGATCCGAAAAGTTGAAAATGTATTCGGCTGCGCCACCGCGCTCGGGCCCTGTTATCTCATTCGCCGCGCTGCCTTCGGCGGATGGCCGAAGAGCGTGATCGCGGACGATGTCTTTGCCTCGCTCGAAATCAACCGAACCGGCGCCCGCGCGATCTTGTCGGATGTGCTGGTGATCGAGCGTCGAGCGCCGAGCGGCCTTCTCGCCCTTGTTTGGCACAAACTCCGAAAAGCGCGGGCGGTCGTTCGCGAGTTTCTGCGCTTCCTGCCGCGCTCGCTCGAGTTCGGGTGGAAGTCCTGTCCGATTTTTCTCTTCCGCGCGATCGCTTTACTTCTCGGCCCCTTCGCCATCCTCACGATGATCGGCTGGCTCGCGATCACATTTCCCTTCGCGACCCTCGCGGGTGCTGGAGCTTTCATCGTGCTCGCAGGTCCGGCCGGGCGCCGAGCGCAAGTCGTGCAAAAGGCCGCCCGCGCGCCCTTGCTCATGGTCATGCTCTCGATCGTTCTTGTCGTCGCGATCGCGACGTGCGCCTTTGTCCGCTCGAAGCCCGAGTTCTGCCGCTGGAAGCAGGAGGAAATGTGA
- a CDS encoding radical SAM protein, giving the protein MKASTKVRIGLNILQSRITGEPRPFFVQYSLLNGCNMRCSYCNSPNRDDAQIDTQTHKHLLAQFADLGTARIKFLGGEPLLRDDIGELVSETKRLKMRAAMVTNALLIPQKFDVIRELDELIISIDGREEAHDRQRGKGTWKRVMNSIEMCAAARIDFFLSAVVTKESTGEIDWLIDLARRLGVMVNFQLPQFNPEMYGLGAKKALPDDTLARDVLHKIIAAKRSGAPVLFTEQSYQKTLNWSDYSQERVIDDSRDSSCTAGKYFLQMEPNGDIYPCVLHIGTFQPKNAVRDGVRAAWEHCHKHSCASCYNTWLNENRAVFDLSPHVLGNFWSNYLRPGRAAKPAPSA; this is encoded by the coding sequence GTGAAAGCATCCACCAAAGTCCGGATCGGACTGAACATTCTTCAATCGCGCATCACCGGCGAGCCCCGTCCGTTCTTCGTTCAGTATTCGCTCCTGAACGGCTGCAACATGCGCTGCTCCTACTGCAATTCGCCCAACCGTGACGACGCACAGATCGACACACAGACCCACAAACATCTGCTCGCCCAATTCGCAGACCTCGGGACTGCGCGCATCAAGTTCCTCGGCGGCGAGCCTCTCCTCCGCGACGATATCGGCGAACTGGTCTCGGAAACTAAGCGGCTCAAGATGCGCGCCGCGATGGTCACCAACGCGCTCCTCATCCCCCAGAAGTTCGATGTCATCCGCGAGCTCGACGAACTCATCATCTCGATCGACGGCCGGGAAGAAGCCCACGATCGTCAGCGCGGCAAGGGCACCTGGAAGCGCGTGATGAACTCGATCGAAATGTGCGCCGCCGCCAGGATCGACTTCTTCCTCAGCGCCGTCGTGACCAAGGAGAGCACCGGCGAGATCGATTGGCTCATTGATCTCGCCCGCCGCCTCGGCGTCATGGTCAACTTCCAATTGCCGCAGTTCAATCCCGAGATGTACGGTCTTGGTGCAAAGAAAGCCCTCCCCGACGACACGCTCGCCCGCGATGTTCTCCACAAAATCATCGCCGCCAAGCGCTCCGGCGCGCCCGTCCTCTTCACCGAGCAGTCCTATCAGAAGACGCTCAATTGGAGCGACTATTCGCAGGAGCGCGTGATCGACGACTCCCGGGATTCGTCCTGCACCGCGGGCAAGTACTTCCTCCAGATGGAGCCCAACGGCGACATCTATCCCTGCGTTCTTCACATCGGAACGTTCCAGCCCAAAAACGCGGTCCGCGACGGCGTGCGCGCCGCGTGGGAACATTGCCACAAACATTCCTGCGCATCCTGCTACAACACCTGGCTCAACGAGAACCGCGCCGTCTTCGATCTCTCGCCGCACGTGCTCGGCAATTTCTGGAGCAACTACCTCAGACCGGGACGCGCCGCAAAACCGGCGCCGAGCGCGTGA
- a CDS encoding DUF2029 domain-containing protein gives MSPASGITIRTQRSLGLLLLIAWLAIWGFSIARDQSVLRGLIWLPLWDKLSVDVQGNFLCSRALVRGENPYELKFGSLLPLTYGYPPATLWQFVWCAFMPSLRAASITWFIASSLIILLAVHASLRVRRELGLRSIDPVLALGLILFSSPVFFELERSNCNSLVLLHLVIACAALRSRTLLGDLIAAAALGLATWTKIYPFAAVPALLVFARPRAFVFALGFVALFAIADLEGLRSFWLHRQQTASIHYAGVHGIYDSFMHPLGAWWVLLWRKAGVTVFDPLPQAAIAAALLAPLFLPITRSILNLAAPVRAKLQMPFLFWVVSGATFLLPIANDYNLIFLPLALLCVLGFRFCGVSKSEKVAAVLFLLSLPWLQPFRMSIDPYVMTALKLCCLASAGFAIHARCASLAKGCAA, from the coding sequence GTGAGCCCCGCGAGCGGAATCACAATTCGAACGCAGCGATCCCTCGGGCTCCTCCTGCTGATCGCATGGCTCGCGATCTGGGGCTTCAGCATCGCGCGCGATCAATCCGTCCTGCGCGGGCTGATCTGGCTCCCTCTTTGGGACAAGCTCTCCGTCGATGTCCAAGGCAACTTCCTCTGCTCCCGCGCCCTCGTGCGAGGCGAAAATCCGTACGAACTCAAATTCGGCTCGCTCCTCCCCCTGACCTACGGCTATCCGCCCGCGACTCTCTGGCAGTTCGTGTGGTGCGCCTTCATGCCCTCTCTACGCGCGGCATCGATCACGTGGTTCATCGCCTCGTCGCTCATCATCCTGCTCGCGGTTCACGCCTCCCTGCGAGTCCGACGCGAACTCGGTTTGCGATCGATCGATCCGGTGCTCGCGCTCGGGCTCATCCTCTTTTCCAGCCCGGTCTTCTTCGAGCTCGAGCGATCCAACTGCAATTCGCTCGTCCTGCTTCACCTCGTCATCGCCTGCGCCGCCCTGCGCAGCCGAACACTCCTCGGAGACCTCATCGCCGCGGCGGCGCTCGGGCTCGCCACATGGACCAAGATCTATCCGTTCGCCGCCGTCCCGGCTCTTCTTGTCTTCGCGCGCCCACGTGCGTTTGTCTTCGCGCTTGGCTTCGTCGCCCTTTTCGCCATAGCAGACCTCGAAGGCCTGCGGAGCTTCTGGCTTCACCGCCAGCAAACCGCGTCGATCCATTACGCCGGCGTGCACGGAATCTACGACTCCTTCATGCACCCGCTCGGTGCATGGTGGGTCCTGCTTTGGCGCAAGGCCGGAGTCACGGTCTTCGATCCGCTGCCGCAGGCGGCAATCGCAGCCGCGCTGCTCGCGCCGCTCTTTCTCCCGATCACGCGATCAATTCTGAATCTGGCCGCCCCGGTGCGAGCGAAACTCCAGATGCCCTTCCTTTTCTGGGTGGTGAGCGGCGCCACGTTTCTTCTCCCGATCGCGAATGACTACAACCTCATCTTCCTGCCGCTCGCGTTGCTGTGCGTGCTCGGTTTCAGGTTTTGCGGAGTCTCAAAGAGCGAAAAAGTGGCCGCGGTTCTGTTCCTGCTTTCGTTGCCCTGGCTGCAGCCGTTCCGAATGTCGATCGACCCCTACGTCATGACCGCATTGAAACTCTGCTGCCTTGCCTCGGCAGGCTTCGCCATCCACGCCCGCTGCGCCTCGCTCGCAAAGGGATGCGCGGCATGA
- the phrB gene encoding deoxyribodipyrimidine photo-lyase, whose translation MTGSRTLMWFRSDLRTRDNAALFNACRRAGGKAGSGVVAAFLISPGEWKAHDYAPVRVDLILRSLVELSKALDDLNIPLLIETVPRADRIPDVLVGLAKKHACSEIHFNKEYELNESRRDAAVTAAFETAGLRASAHTDQVCFEPGTIRTGEGKFFTVFTPFKRACFKKWAEVGGVPALATPSMQAQLALKSSAVAKSVPGWDSHVPADRWPAGEAAAVKRLKLFARQSILEYKDRRDFPGVDGTSQLSPYLTVGCVSPRQCIEAAIEANSAANPKLTGSPLENGSDGPVTWISEVLWREFYVHVMTGFPRVCMHRAFQTATEAIRWDDDPKKFEAWKAGRTGVPIVDAGMRQLLRDGWMHNRVRMIVAMYFTKDLWLDWRRGEQWFMQNLVDGFLASNNGGWQWSASTGTDAAPYFRIFNTYSQSEKFDADGSYIREFVPELRAIDGPAIHNPQDLAPLARAKLDYPDPLVDQVKARARAIEAFKRLR comes from the coding sequence ATGACCGGATCACGCACGCTCATGTGGTTCCGATCCGATCTGCGCACCCGCGACAACGCGGCACTCTTCAACGCCTGCCGCCGCGCCGGGGGAAAAGCGGGCAGCGGCGTCGTCGCGGCGTTCCTGATTTCCCCGGGCGAGTGGAAGGCGCACGACTACGCGCCCGTGCGCGTCGATCTGATCCTGCGCTCGCTCGTGGAATTGAGCAAAGCGCTCGATGATCTCAACATCCCGCTTCTCATCGAGACCGTTCCCAGGGCCGACAGAATCCCCGATGTTCTTGTCGGGCTCGCAAAGAAGCACGCCTGCAGCGAGATCCACTTCAACAAGGAATACGAACTCAACGAAAGCCGGCGCGACGCGGCAGTCACCGCGGCATTCGAGACCGCAGGCCTTCGCGCCTCCGCCCACACCGATCAGGTCTGCTTCGAGCCCGGCACGATCCGCACCGGCGAAGGCAAGTTCTTCACCGTCTTCACTCCCTTCAAACGCGCGTGCTTCAAGAAATGGGCTGAAGTCGGCGGCGTTCCCGCGCTCGCCACACCCTCCATGCAGGCCCAGCTCGCACTCAAGAGCTCGGCTGTTGCCAAGTCCGTTCCCGGCTGGGATTCGCACGTTCCCGCCGATCGCTGGCCCGCAGGCGAAGCCGCGGCAGTCAAGCGCCTGAAACTCTTCGCTCGCCAGAGCATCCTCGAATACAAAGACCGCCGCGACTTCCCCGGCGTCGACGGCACAAGCCAGCTCTCGCCCTACCTCACGGTGGGGTGCGTCTCGCCTCGCCAGTGCATCGAAGCCGCGATCGAAGCAAATAGTGCCGCAAACCCAAAGCTCACGGGAAGCCCGCTCGAAAACGGCTCCGATGGTCCGGTCACATGGATCAGCGAAGTCTTGTGGCGCGAGTTCTACGTCCACGTCATGACCGGCTTCCCGCGCGTCTGCATGCACCGCGCATTCCAGACCGCGACCGAGGCGATCCGATGGGACGACGATCCGAAGAAATTCGAGGCGTGGAAAGCCGGGCGAACCGGCGTGCCGATCGTCGATGCCGGCATGCGCCAACTCCTCCGCGACGGCTGGATGCACAACCGCGTCCGCATGATCGTCGCGATGTATTTCACCAAAGACCTCTGGCTTGATTGGCGCCGCGGCGAGCAGTGGTTCATGCAAAACCTCGTCGACGGCTTCCTCGCCAGCAACAACGGGGGCTGGCAGTGGTCCGCGAGCACCGGCACCGACGCGGCTCCGTACTTCCGCATCTTCAACACCTACAGCCAGAGCGAGAAATTCGACGCGGATGGCTCGTACATCCGCGAATTCGTCCCCGAACTCCGCGCCATCGATGGCCCGGCCATCCACAACCCGCAGGACCTCGCGCCCCTCGCCCGCGCGAAACTCGATTATCCCGATCCGCTTGTCGATCAGGTCAAAGCCCGCGCTCGCGCCATCGAAGCATTCAAGCGCTTGCGATAG
- a CDS encoding carbon-nitrogen hydrolase, with the protein MPRKPSKPKPGKTTSKRSASARAVQRRIPDHVVRVGLTQMACGEAVQPNRARQMVLIEKAAKQGAQIICTQELFTSQYFCQAEDHRFFDLAEPIPGPSTDAMCKLAKKHNVVIVGSLFERRARGLYHNTATVIDADGSLLGIYRKMHIPDDPLYYEKFYFTPGDTGFRAWKTKYATIGVLVCWDQWFPEGARLTAMQGAEILFYPTAIGWHPMEKDEYGDAQHDSWELMQRSHAVANGCYVCAPNRIGHEYVKGPDGKPVSKEGIQFWGQSFVVQPNGQVVKRASINREEVLIADCDLAKVEFARTHWPFLRDRRIDAYGDLTKRFSGEQVNR; encoded by the coding sequence ATGCCCCGCAAGCCCAGCAAACCCAAGCCCGGCAAGACCACTTCCAAACGCTCCGCTTCTGCGCGAGCAGTTCAACGCCGCATCCCCGATCACGTCGTCCGCGTCGGGCTGACGCAGATGGCGTGCGGCGAAGCGGTCCAGCCCAACCGCGCCCGCCAGATGGTGCTCATCGAGAAAGCCGCGAAGCAGGGCGCGCAGATCATCTGCACGCAGGAACTCTTCACGAGCCAGTATTTCTGCCAGGCCGAAGACCACCGCTTCTTCGATCTCGCAGAGCCGATCCCCGGCCCGAGCACCGACGCGATGTGCAAGCTTGCGAAGAAGCACAATGTTGTCATCGTCGGCAGTCTCTTCGAACGCCGCGCCCGCGGCCTCTACCACAACACCGCGACGGTCATCGACGCCGACGGCTCGCTCTTGGGCATCTACCGCAAGATGCACATCCCCGACGATCCGCTCTACTACGAAAAGTTCTACTTCACGCCCGGCGATACCGGCTTCCGCGCATGGAAGACGAAGTACGCGACGATCGGCGTCCTCGTCTGCTGGGATCAGTGGTTCCCCGAAGGCGCCCGCCTCACCGCGATGCAGGGCGCAGAAATCCTCTTCTATCCGACCGCGATCGGCTGGCATCCGATGGAGAAAGATGAGTACGGCGACGCGCAGCACGATTCATGGGAACTGATGCAGCGCTCGCACGCCGTCGCCAACGGCTGCTACGTCTGCGCTCCCAACCGCATCGGTCACGAGTACGTCAAGGGACCCGACGGAAAGCCCGTCAGCAAGGAAGGCATCCAGTTCTGGGGCCAGTCCTTTGTCGTGCAGCCCAACGGCCAGGTCGTCAAACGCGCGAGTATCAATCGCGAAGAAGTTCTCATCGCGGACTGCGATCTCGCGAAAGTCGAGTTCGCCCGCACCCACTGGCCCTTCCTGCGCGATCGGCGAATCGACGCCTACGGCGATTTGACGAAGCGATTCTCCGGCGAACAGGTCAACAGGTGA
- a CDS encoding four helix bundle protein: MEPSRKRITSHRQLVVWKKAFEVSMQVFEFSKAFPREECYSLTSQIRRSSRSVTTSITEAWRKRRYEPAFVSKLNDAETEAAETQDWIQYAVRCGYLDRKHGVALFREYESILKTIVGMITHADSWVFPLSPRDARKLRREEP; encoded by the coding sequence GTGGAGCCGTCACGAAAGCGAATCACTTCGCACCGGCAACTGGTGGTCTGGAAGAAGGCATTCGAAGTCTCGATGCAGGTATTCGAGTTCAGCAAGGCCTTTCCTCGTGAAGAGTGCTATTCACTGACAAGCCAGATTCGGCGATCCTCGCGCTCGGTGACCACGAGCATCACCGAGGCATGGCGTAAACGACGCTACGAGCCGGCATTTGTCAGCAAGTTGAACGACGCTGAAACCGAGGCCGCGGAGACTCAAGATTGGATTCAATATGCCGTCCGCTGCGGCTACTTGGACCGAAAGCACGGCGTTGCTTTGTTTCGTGAATATGAATCGATTCTCAAGACAATTGTCGGCATGATCACGCACGCTGATTCCTGGGTCTTCCCGCTGTCCCCACGCGATGCGCGCAAGTTGCGCCGTGAGGAACCCTGA
- a CDS encoding agmatine deiminase family protein, with product MKTPRILSGTPLSHGFTFPAEWEKQRATWFSWPRPEGISFPAKYETVPANIALFIREIAPRQTVHINVPNENYERIAREQLIAAGVPKKFFGPLTGLDEKPSRTSRIQFHYIKTNESWCRDHGPAFVTRTRRGKREFAIVDWGFNAWGGKYPPFDSDDAVPTRIAEEFAKAKTPGFAGIFYPKHPATRNGTPVIMEGGAIEVNGRGTLLTTESCLLNKNRNPNLTKKQIEHYLKEYYGQDHICWLGDGIVGDDTDGHIDDLARFLDPRTMVVALETNRKDKNFKILRENYQRAQELRDQDGKPFDIIEIPMPGLVEHKGQRLPATYLNFLFINGAVLVPTFRHKNDKLALAILQKHLPRHKVVGVDSVELIWGLGSIHCLSQQQPK from the coding sequence ATGAAGACTCCGAGAATTCTCTCCGGCACTCCTCTTTCCCACGGCTTCACATTCCCCGCCGAATGGGAAAAACAGCGCGCCACGTGGTTTTCCTGGCCGCGCCCCGAAGGGATTTCCTTCCCGGCCAAGTACGAAACCGTTCCCGCCAATATCGCGCTCTTCATCCGCGAGATCGCGCCGCGCCAGACCGTTCACATCAACGTCCCCAATGAGAACTACGAGCGCATCGCGCGCGAGCAGCTCATCGCCGCAGGTGTCCCCAAAAAGTTCTTCGGCCCGCTCACCGGCCTCGATGAAAAGCCCTCGCGCACCTCACGCATCCAATTCCACTACATCAAGACCAACGAATCCTGGTGCCGCGATCACGGACCCGCCTTCGTCACCCGCACCCGCCGCGGCAAACGCGAATTCGCCATCGTCGATTGGGGCTTCAACGCCTGGGGCGGCAAATACCCCCCGTTCGACAGCGACGACGCCGTCCCCACACGCATCGCCGAGGAATTCGCCAAAGCAAAAACCCCCGGCTTCGCAGGCATCTTCTATCCAAAGCATCCCGCGACAAGGAACGGAACCCCGGTCATCATGGAGGGCGGCGCCATCGAGGTGAACGGCCGAGGCACGCTCCTCACCACCGAATCCTGCCTTCTCAATAAGAACCGCAATCCGAATCTCACCAAAAAACAAATAGAGCACTATCTCAAGGAGTACTACGGACAGGATCACATCTGCTGGCTCGGCGACGGCATCGTCGGCGACGATACCGACGGTCACATCGACGACCTCGCCCGCTTCCTTGATCCGCGCACCATGGTCGTCGCGCTCGAGACAAACCGCAAAGACAAGAACTTCAAGATCCTCCGCGAAAACTACCAGCGCGCCCAGGAACTCCGCGATCAGGATGGAAAGCCATTCGACATCATCGAGATCCCCATGCCCGGCCTCGTGGAGCACAAGGGCCAGCGCCTGCCCGCAACCTACCTCAACTTCCTCTTCATCAACGGCGCCGTGCTCGTGCCCACCTTCCGCCACAAGAACGACAAACTCGCCCTCGCGATCCTGCAAAAGCACCTGCCGCGGCACAAAGTAGTGGGGGTCGACAGCGTCGAACTCATCTGGGGACTCGGCTCCATCCACTGCCTCTCGCAGCAGCAGCCCAAGTAG